AATGGTAAACGTCGCAGCCCCGGATTCTCGCTAACGCTTCATCCGGGCTACATGATGAGTTGAAAGCAGACAGAAATACCGGCAAACGCATTACTGGAGGAGGCTGCAACCCATGGTTGCAACCCAATAAAAGGCGGGCTAACCCGCCACTCACAAGCACCACGCAAGGCCACTTCGGTGGCAGCCCTGGAGAGAAACATGAACGTAGAAAACGGCATCCACGATCCGCACTACTTCGTGCCGCAGCCTTCCCGCTGGCCTATAACCGGCTCTATCGCGCTGTTCTGCATGACCTGCGGTACCGCGTTCTGGATCAACAACATGCAGTTCGGCAAGTGGGTCTTGCTGCTTGGGTTCTTGATCCTGATTCGCATGCTGTTCGGCTGGTTTCATGATGTCATTCAAGAGTCCCAACACGGCGATTACGGCCAGCAGGTGGACCACTCGTTCCGCTGGGGCATGAGCTGGTTCATCTTCTCGGAAGTCATGTTCTTTGCCGCGTTCTTTGGCGCGCTGTTCTACACCCGGGTGATCTCGGTACCGGAACTGGGCTGGTTCTCGGACACGCACTCCTTGCTATGGCCGCAGTTCAACGCTGCGTGGCCCGCGGTAAGCGGCCCCAAGACCGGCGGCTACACACCCATGGAAGCCTTTGGCATTCCGGCGATCAACACCGGCTTGTTGTTGTCGTCTGGCGTGACCGTGACTTGGGCGCACTGGGGCTTTCTCAAGAACAACCGCACGCAAATGGCGCTGGGCCTGGCGTTCACCGTGGCCTTGGGTATCTGCTTTTTGTTCTTGCAGGGTTTTGAATACCACCACGCTTATACGCAGATGAACCTGACGCTGGCCTCTGGCGCGTATGGCATGACCTTCTTCATGCTGACCGGCTTTCACGGCATGCATGTGTTGGTGGGCGTGCTGATGCTGTCCACCATGCTGGGCCGCGTGCTCAAGGGCCACTTCACCCCCGCGCATCATTTCGGCTTTGAAGCCGCCGCCTGGTATTGGCACTTTGTAGATGTGGTGTGGCTGGGTTTGTTCGTGTTTGTTTATTGCTTGTGAGGCTTGCCCCGATTTATCGGGATAAAGGCGGCGAGGTACCTCACACAACCAGTTGTACGGCAGGCGGGTGCAGTGCAGGGGCTTATAAGAGGAGAAGGGAAAGGCAGGGATGCCTTTCCCTATCCCTCACACAGCAGGGCCGTGGGGTTGCAGATAACCGAAGTACCACGCCAGCAACAACAGGATAAACAGTGCGACCGAAACCGCGATCCGCAAAGTGAGCGATTTCGCCAGTTTTTCAGACCCTGCCGGGCCGCGTACCAGTTGCAGCAAAGCACGGCCCAGTGCAACCAGAATGATCAGCAAAAACAGCACTATGACGATTTTCATGGCATCTCCTCCTGATATTGGCAACGGTAGCACAAACGTCATAAAGCTGCCGGTCGCCCACCAGCGACGCGGTGCTTTGCTCGGTCTGGCCGGGCTGGTGTTGCTGACTGTGGCACTCGGTTGCTGGCAAGCCGCTCGCGCGGTTTACAAGCAACGGTTGGCCGATCACTACGCCGCCAGCATCGCTGCGCCCGCTTTGCCATGGGGCAGCAACGATGAACCACCGTTGTTCCGGCGCCTCACTCTCAAAGGTCACTGGCTCGCCGGCCAGACCTTGTATCTGGATCACCGGGATTACCAGGGCGAGATTGGCGTGGAAGTCATCACTCCGTTTCAGCTGGATGATGGCGGCATTGCGCTGATCAATCGCGGCTGGAAAGCACACAATACCGTCGAAAGCGCCCCCGCGCTGATTGCGCCCCAAGTGGAAGTGCTCGCCTGGCCGCGCTTCTTTGAACTGGCCAAAACCCCGCCGCAAGGCAATCTGTTCCAGAACATCACCGCCGCCCGCTTTGCCGAGTGGTCGCATCTACCCAAGCCGCTGTGGTACGGCCGTTTGCGCTCGCCCGCGCAAGATGGCCTGGCCCACGACAGCGCCACGCCTGACTTCAACCCCGCCCGCCATATCGGTTACATGCTGACCTGGTGGGGCATGAGCATTGCCGGAATCTTTCTGTGGCGACATTTTCGCCGTTCGACTCAACCGCAATCGCAGTCCAAATAAAACAAGATCAACAAGATCGCACGGAGACATACGAATATGAATAGCGGGCAAAAAACACTTCTCACGATGTTTGGCATTACGCTCGCCCCCATCCTCGCCGCGCAGGCGTTTTATTCCTGGTGGCAACCCAATCACGTCAAAAGCTATGGCGAATTGCTGGCGACCGAGTCAGTGGTCCCGGCCAACGGTTTCTGGCGGCTGGTGGCGGCCGATCCATCCGGCTGCACCGACAACCAGAAACAACTGCTGTTTGCCACCCGCCAGATGCGCCTGGCACAAGGTCAGGAAAGCCATCGTATTCAGCGTGGTTCCACCACTGTTTGCCCGGCGCTGGATAGCGACGTGGCGGTGCTGGCGCCAACCACCCATTTGCAGGAAAGCGGCCTGTATCTGATCGACCCGCACGGCAATCTGGTGATGCGGTATCGCCCCGGCCAGATCGACGACAACGAAGGCCGCAAAAAAGCGATGGCGGAGATCGGCAAGATCCTCAAAAACAACGAAGCGCTGGGCTGATCATGGCGAACTCACGTTTGCGTTATCTGGTCTGGCTAGCCGTGATCTGGACTTTCGCCCTGGTGATGCTGGGCGCGTTTGTACGCTTGTCTGATGCGGGCTTGGGCTGTCCGGATTGGCCTGGCTGTTACGGTCATCTGACCGTGCCGGAAAAACCGCACGAACTGGCGCACGCCGCCGCCACATTCGGCGCGATGGTGGAGCCGGAAAAAGGCTGGAAAGAGATGATCCACCGTTACGTAGCCGGTGGCTTGGTAGTGATCGTGCTGGCGCTCACCGTGTTGCTGGCGCGTAATCGCCGCAAATATCGCATTCCGGCCTTGCTGGTCTTTGCGCCTTTGCTGGTGATCGTGTTTCAGGCACTGCTGGGGATGTGGACGGTCACGCTCAAACTGATGCCCGCTGTGGTCACCGCGCATTTGCTCGGCGGCATGACCATGCTGGCCTTGCTGGGTGCGATTGCGGTGAAAGGCACGCTCCCGAGCATCAATATCAGAGGCGCTACTCGCACGCTGGCGTGGATTGCGCTGGCGGCCTTGCTGGCGCAACTGGCGGTGGGCGGGCTGGTGTCCAGCAATTACGCCGGGTTGGCCTGTGATGGTTTCCCGACCTGCCGCGGCAGCTTTGCGGCCCCGGATGGCCTGGCGCAAATGTTGCGACCGGGTCGCCAGTTGGGGCTGACGGCCGAAGGCGCGCCGCTGACCATCGCCAACCTGGCGGCGATTCACTGGTTGCATCGTGTCGGCGCGTTGATCGTCACGCTGCTCACCGTGGTTCTGGCATTGAAACTGGCTGGATATCAGCGGCGGCTGGCGTTGCTGTTACTGGCGGCGCTAACGCTGCAAGTGTTGCTCGGTATTGCCAATGTGTTGTTCTCGCTGCCTCTGCCGCTCGCCGTCGCCCATAACGGTGGCGCGGCGCTTTTGCTGTTTTCCCTCGTCAGTGTGATCGCCCGTAGTAGCGGGCAAAGGACGCAACATGTCTACGCAAACGCTCGTCACGCCTTCGCGGGTCGTTGAATTCTGGCGACTGGGGAAACCCAAAGTCGTCAGTCTGATTGTGTTCTGTGCGGCAGCGGGTGCCTTGATGGCGACGCCGCAATGGTCGGCCTTGCCCAATGTGGTGATGTGCTTGCTGGGCATTGCGCTGGTGGCCATGGGCGCGGCGGCAGTCAATTGTCTGGTGGAGCGCGATCGGGATTCGGTCATGCGCCGCACGGAGCGTCGCCCGCTGGTTAAAGGCACCCTCACACCGCTGGAGGCCGGTTTATACGCCGCCACGCTAACGCTCTCGGGCCTGTGGCTGTTGCTGACTTTCGGTAATGTGCTGGCCATGTGGCTGACACTGGCCACCTTCTTTGGCTACGCCGTGGTGTATACCCGCTGGCTCAAACCGGCCACGCCACAAAACATCGTAATTGGTGGCGCAGCAGGTGCTATGCCGCCGGTGCTGGGCTGGGCGGCGGTCACTGGCAGCGTGCCCGCCGAAGCCGCCGTGCTGTTTTTGCTGATCTACACCTGGACGCCGCCGCATTTCTGGGCGCTGGCACTGTATCGCGAGCTGGATTATCAGAAAGCTGGCCTGCCGATGCTGCCCGTCACCCATGGCGCGGCGTTCACCCGCCAGACCATCGTGCTGTACGCAGTGATGCTGTTCGCCGTGGCCTTGCTGCCGTTTGTGATTGGCATGAGCGGCTGGGTCTATCTGGCCATTGCGGTGTGGTTCAACAGCGGTTTTCTGGCTCGCTCCATCAAGCTGTATCGCACCGCCGATGACGCCGTCGCCCGCAATCTGTTTTTGTATTCGATCAAGTATCTGGCGTGGGTGTTTGGCGCGCTGATTCTGGACCGTTTGTACACGGTGGTGGCCAGCCACTTCTGATCTTTTAGGTCGACGTTCTCGCCATTCGCCCTGACCGGGTGGATGGCTGAAAAACAAACGGGATGCCCATTGAGCATCCCGTTTGTTTTGCCAGCTACTGATCAGATTAAAGCTGGAAGCGTTGCACCATCGTGTTCAACCGCTGAGCAATCTGGGCAATTTCGTTAGCGGTTTCGCTGGAACGGTGAATCGACGCCGTGGTTTCTTCAACCATCTGCGCAATGTCTTCCACCCGCACCGCAATGCTGGTGCTGGCATTGCTTTGCTCACGCGTGGATATGGCCATTTCGCTCAAGCTTTTGAGGGTGTTCTGCGCACCTTCATGAATGCGCCCGAGCGACTCCGCCACTGCTTTCGCTGCTGCGACGCTGTTGTTCACTTGCGGTAACGCGCCTTCCATACCCGCCACAGCGGCGTCGGTTTCGGACAATACGGACTCGAGCATGTGACCGATATCCACGGTCGCTGCGCTGGTGCGCTCGGCCAGTTTACGGACCTCATCGGCCACCACGGCAAAGCCACGACCTTGTTCGCCCGCACGCGCCGCTTCAATGGCGGCATTCAGCGCCAGCAAGTTGGTTTGCCCGGCAATGTCTTTGATCACGGCCGCAACGGACGAAATCTCGCGCGATTTGGTATCCAGGTCGCGAATACGTGCCGAGGCACTGGACACGCTTTCTGCCAGTTCCTGCATGGCAACTGACGCCGTGTTGACCTGCACCACGCCTTCGCCAGCCAGTTCGGTCGCCGTTTGCGAGGTGCGCTCGGTATCGGCAGTGTTATCCGAAATATGATTGATGCTGACCGTGAGTTCTTCCATGGCCGAGGCCATCGAAGCAGTCGCATCGGACTGGCGACCGGCAGCGGAGGAAATCTCCTTGCTGGCATTGGCGATCAGTCCGGAATGCTGTTCCAGCTGGCGCGCATCACGCTGCACTTCAGCCAGTACCGAGCCGAGCGATGCCCGCATTTTCTCAACCGCGCCCAGAATGCTGTCTGTAGAAGCATTGTGCGTACTGCGATCTGCGGCGAGGTTACCCTGCGCCACCCGCGTCACCAGATTCACCACTTGCTCGGGCTCGCCGCCCAGCGTTTGCAGCAGACGGCGCACAGCCAGCACCAGCATGGCGCCGACAATCCCGGCCAGTACCAGACACACCAGCACCTGCCAGCGGGCGTTACTCCAGAAGCGGGCATCGGCTTCGGCAAAGCTGATGCCGCTGCCCACTACCCAGCCCCAATGCGGCGTGCGCACTGCCACCGACAACAGGTCTACTGTTTTGCCGTTACGTGTGGAATCCCACCAGTATTCGGTAAATGCGCCACCGGATTGGTCCAGCGCTTTGGCCGCAATGGCGCCCACGCTATTGCCCTTGGCATCTTTGAAATCGTTAAAGCTGGTGCCATTCAGTTGAGGGTCCAGCGGCGTGGCGACAAACACCAGTTTGTCGTCGGTGACGTAAACGTATTCGGACTCGTGATATTTGTTTTCCCGCAGAATCTGCGTCGCCAGCGCTTTGGCATCGGCCTCGCTCATCTTGCCCGCGGCCGCCTGGTTTTCCAGCTGCACAATGGTGTTGTAAGTGCTTTTCACCAACTGCTGGATGCGCGCCTTGTTGTCGATATTGCTGGCACTGCGCAATACGTACAGCCCGGTGACCATGGTGCCCAGCAAGAACACCAACACTATCGCGGTTAATCCCCACGCTTTCTGGCGCAATGTCATTTCGTTTTATCCTCTAATCTTGTTTTGATCTTGTACTGTGCCGCTACTATCCAATACCTGCCGTCAGATTTCACATCTCATAATCAAACCTGACCTGAAAATCGCAAAATTATTTTGCCGAATCAATCCAATCGAAGGCTTTGGCACCGCATATGTGCAGCACATGCAATATGTCTTGTCAGACTACTGCTTTCATCATGTTAGCGAACAGTGCATTGGTTCGCTAACTTTACATATTTTTTCAACACTTCGGGTGTGCACCTGCCCAACGCGGACGTGACCCCACGTGTTGGGAATAAAGGTAAACCTGTGCGAACTCAAGGCAGGAAGATGGCCTTGGTGGTCTCGAACTCGATGGGCGACGAAGTGTGCTGGTGCACAATCTGCCAGACGCCTTGCCTGCGGCGCAGCGCCAACGTCATGCGGTTTTGCATGCCGCGCAATCGGGTGCCGTCTTGCGCGATTGCCTGGTATGAGACGAACAGATAGGCCATTGCCATGTCTGCGTCTGAGGTTGTCTGGATATTGGAGAAATCGACCAGCACCCGCTCTTCTTGCAAGGAGCCGAACCAGCCTTGAACGATCTTGCGCCAGGCAACAATGCCGCGATATTCCCACTCGGCCCACATATCAAAAATGCTGATGTCCTGGTCATAAATGGCCAGAAAGGCATCGACATCTTTGGCGTATACCGCAGCCTTGTATGCCGCCAGTATCGGCAGGACAGGTGATTCTGCTTCAGTCATTGCGGTGCTCCCAAGTCGTACATTGTCGGCGTTGCCTATGCATTCAAATGCATCAACGCCAGGGCAAAGCGCAGACAAATACAACGGTTACCGCGCCGCCGCTCGTTACGGTGTTGACCGGCGCGGGCATCGTGTACTTTATCGGCTACCTTAGTCACCAGAGACCGCAGCGCCATGCGTCCCCGCCTTAATCTCATCTTGCTGGGTGTAGCCGTTATCGCCAAAACCGTCGCTTTTTACGAAGCGCTGGGCTGGCCCAAAGCGGACAGCAGTCACGATGGCTTTGCCAAGTTCGATCTTGGAGGTGTAGTGCCGGGAATCCAGTCGCGCAAGGCATTTGCGATGGATGCCCATAGTGACACCAGTGAAAGCAGCGGTTTTTCTGCCATGGCACTAGCCTATATCGCCCGCTCCGCCGAGGATGTACCGCGCGTTCTGGCCAAAGCAGCTGCGCTGGGCGCCACCATCGTCAAACCCGCCACGACCAATACCTGGGGCATTGCCGGATACTTTCGCGATCTGGATGGGCATCTGTTTGAAGTGCTGTACGAAGAGGGCTGGGTGTTTGATGAGAATGACAATCTGGTGGTTTAGGGCTGACGATACGTGGCCGGCCAAAACCCTCAGCGCGCATCCAGGCGGAACTGGCTTGCCACTCACGCGCAGCTCGTCACACTCGCAGTGAATAACCCGACCCACCGCTGATCCTGCCAGACTTGATTAGGAAACAACCGTTTCCTATATTTTGCGACATGACAGACATGCCAATGACATTGCCAGCCAGCACCAGACCGCGTGGGCGTCCGCGCGAGTTTGTCATGGACGACGTACTGGATCGGGCGATTCTGGTTTTTCGGCAACAGGGCTATCACGCGACCTCGGTGGACGATCTGGCGCGGGCCATGCGGCTCACGCCCGGCAGTTTGTACAAGGCATTCAAAGACAAGCGGGCGATTTTTCTGGCGGCACTGGATCGTTACGCCACCTTGCGCTCGCGGCAGATACGCCAGATTGCCGCAACCAATAAAACCGGGCGGGAACGCTTGTGTGATGTGCTGACCGCTTATGTGCAGACATCGCAAGGCGATGAGGGACGCAGCGGTTGTCTGGTGGTCGGCAGCGCGGTGGAGCTGGCAATTCTGGACCCCGAAATCGCCCTGCGGGTGCGTGGATCATTGCGCAAGAACGGCGCTTTTCTGGCCAGCTTGATTGAAGCCGGGCGGCTGGATGGTTCCATTGCGGCCCATATAGACAGCGAGGCGACCTCGCAGTTACTGGTCTGCCTGACCCAAGGGCTGCGGGTGGTGGGCAAAACCGGCGGCACCCGACTGGACGCCGCTGCGGCGGTTGCAATTGCCATGAAATGGCTGGATTGACTCAAGCCATCCCGTTTTTTGCTTATTTAGGAAACGATCACTCCCTTTCTGGAGCCAGCACGATGACCACGTCCTCTACGCCCGCCAATGTTCCAGATAACAACGGCATTTCCCACGGCATGACCTGGTTGCTGGCGACGGCTTGCGGTCTGATCGTGGCCAATATCTATTACGCGCAGCCACTGATCGGGCCGATCGCGGCCGCGCTGGGACTGACACCTGCCGCGGCGGGTTTGATCGTGACAATGACGCAAATTGGCTACGGCGCGGGGCTGATCCTGATTGTGCCGCTGGCAGATTTGCTGGAAAACCGGCGGCTAGTGTTAAGCGTGCTGGGTATCGCCATCCTGGCCTTGCTGGGCGCGGCGTTTGCTAACCAGCCACTTTCGTTTTTGCTGGCCGCATTGCTGATCGGCATTGGCTCTGTTGCCGTGCAGGTGCTCGTGCCCTATGCCGCGCATCTGGCCCCGGAAGCCATGCGCGGGCGAGTGGTCGGTAACGTGATGATCGGACTGATGTTAGGTGTGATGCTGGCGCGACCGGGGGCGAGCTTCATTACCTCTATATCGTCGTGGCACGTGGTTTTTCTGGTTTCTGCCTTCGTGATGTTGCTACTGTCGCTGGTGCTCGCCCGCGCCTTGCCGTCGCGTACCCCAACGAATCGCCCACACTATCGCAAGCTGCTTGCTTCGATGGCGCATCTGGCGCTAAACACGCCGTTATTGCGACGCCGCGCGCTGTATCAAGCTTGTTTGTTCGCTGCGTTCAGCTTGTTCTGGACCACCACTCCACTACTGCTCGCTGGCCCGGCATTTCATCTGTCGCAGCGTGGCATCGCTTTGTTTGCCCTGGCGGGCGTGGCCGGTGCCATTGCCGCCCCCATTGCCGGGCGGGTGGCGGATCGCGGCTGGAGCCGACCTGCCACCGGCATCGCAATGATCAGCGTGGCACTGGCGTTTGGCCTGACGCACTTGGTTCCGGCTGGCTCGCCCATGGCGTTGGGCTTGCTGGTAGTGGCGGCGATCCTGATCGATTTTGGCGTTCAGGCCAATGTGGTGCTGGGCTATCGCGCCATTTTTACGCTGGGGGCCGAGTACCGCGGGCGACTCAATGGTTTATACATGGCGACCTTTTTTGGCGCCGGCGCCGTGGGCTCCGCTGCTGGAGGCTGGGCCTTTGCCCACGGTGGCTGGGCGCTGGCCTCGGCAATCGGTTTAACCTTGCCCATTGCTGCGCTGTTGTACTTTGCGACCGAACGGGCGCAGTGCGGCGAACCAGCCAGTGTGACGCGTTGATGGCGTTGCCTTGCCGATAACGCCGCAAATGAAAATCCCGATCGAGCCCTGGCGATTATTTCACCGTAGCTTAATCGGGATGGGGTGCTGCCACTCAAACCCGGCGGCAGCTAGCCAGTGTGCTTACTCGC
This genomic interval from Silvimonas soli contains the following:
- a CDS encoding cytochrome c oxidase subunit 3 produces the protein MNVENGIHDPHYFVPQPSRWPITGSIALFCMTCGTAFWINNMQFGKWVLLLGFLILIRMLFGWFHDVIQESQHGDYGQQVDHSFRWGMSWFIFSEVMFFAAFFGALFYTRVISVPELGWFSDTHSLLWPQFNAAWPAVSGPKTGGYTPMEAFGIPAINTGLLLSSGVTVTWAHWGFLKNNRTQMALGLAFTVALGICFLFLQGFEYHHAYTQMNLTLASGAYGMTFFMLTGFHGMHVLVGVLMLSTMLGRVLKGHFTPAHHFGFEAAAWYWHFVDVVWLGLFVFVYCL
- a CDS encoding twin transmembrane helix small protein, which gives rise to MKIVIVLFLLIILVALGRALLQLVRGPAGSEKLAKSLTLRIAVSVALFILLLLAWYFGYLQPHGPAV
- a CDS encoding SURF1 family protein translates to MASPPDIGNGSTNVIKLPVAHQRRGALLGLAGLVLLTVALGCWQAARAVYKQRLADHYAASIAAPALPWGSNDEPPLFRRLTLKGHWLAGQTLYLDHRDYQGEIGVEVITPFQLDDGGIALINRGWKAHNTVESAPALIAPQVEVLAWPRFFELAKTPPQGNLFQNITAARFAEWSHLPKPLWYGRLRSPAQDGLAHDSATPDFNPARHIGYMLTWWGMSIAGIFLWRHFRRSTQPQSQSK
- a CDS encoding COX15/CtaA family protein — its product is MANSRLRYLVWLAVIWTFALVMLGAFVRLSDAGLGCPDWPGCYGHLTVPEKPHELAHAAATFGAMVEPEKGWKEMIHRYVAGGLVVIVLALTVLLARNRRKYRIPALLVFAPLLVIVFQALLGMWTVTLKLMPAVVTAHLLGGMTMLALLGAIAVKGTLPSINIRGATRTLAWIALAALLAQLAVGGLVSSNYAGLACDGFPTCRGSFAAPDGLAQMLRPGRQLGLTAEGAPLTIANLAAIHWLHRVGALIVTLLTVVLALKLAGYQRRLALLLLAALTLQVLLGIANVLFSLPLPLAVAHNGGAALLLFSLVSVIARSSGQRTQHVYANARHAFAGR
- the cyoE gene encoding heme o synthase; amino-acid sequence: MSTQTLVTPSRVVEFWRLGKPKVVSLIVFCAAAGALMATPQWSALPNVVMCLLGIALVAMGAAAVNCLVERDRDSVMRRTERRPLVKGTLTPLEAGLYAATLTLSGLWLLLTFGNVLAMWLTLATFFGYAVVYTRWLKPATPQNIVIGGAAGAMPPVLGWAAVTGSVPAEAAVLFLLIYTWTPPHFWALALYRELDYQKAGLPMLPVTHGAAFTRQTIVLYAVMLFAVALLPFVIGMSGWVYLAIAVWFNSGFLARSIKLYRTADDAVARNLFLYSIKYLAWVFGALILDRLYTVVASHF
- a CDS encoding methyl-accepting chemotaxis protein, giving the protein MTLRQKAWGLTAIVLVFLLGTMVTGLYVLRSASNIDNKARIQQLVKSTYNTIVQLENQAAAGKMSEADAKALATQILRENKYHESEYVYVTDDKLVFVATPLDPQLNGTSFNDFKDAKGNSVGAIAAKALDQSGGAFTEYWWDSTRNGKTVDLLSVAVRTPHWGWVVGSGISFAEADARFWSNARWQVLVCLVLAGIVGAMLVLAVRRLLQTLGGEPEQVVNLVTRVAQGNLAADRSTHNASTDSILGAVEKMRASLGSVLAEVQRDARQLEQHSGLIANASKEISSAAGRQSDATASMASAMEELTVSINHISDNTADTERTSQTATELAGEGVVQVNTASVAMQELAESVSSASARIRDLDTKSREISSVAAVIKDIAGQTNLLALNAAIEAARAGEQGRGFAVVADEVRKLAERTSAATVDIGHMLESVLSETDAAVAGMEGALPQVNNSVAAAKAVAESLGRIHEGAQNTLKSLSEMAISTREQSNASTSIAVRVEDIAQMVEETTASIHRSSETANEIAQIAQRLNTMVQRFQL
- a CDS encoding YybH family protein, whose translation is MTEAESPVLPILAAYKAAVYAKDVDAFLAIYDQDISIFDMWAEWEYRGIVAWRKIVQGWFGSLQEERVLVDFSNIQTTSDADMAMAYLFVSYQAIAQDGTRLRGMQNRMTLALRRRQGVWQIVHQHTSSPIEFETTKAIFLP
- a CDS encoding VOC family protein, which translates into the protein MRPRLNLILLGVAVIAKTVAFYEALGWPKADSSHDGFAKFDLGGVVPGIQSRKAFAMDAHSDTSESSGFSAMALAYIARSAEDVPRVLAKAAALGATIVKPATTNTWGIAGYFRDLDGHLFEVLYEEGWVFDENDNLVV
- a CDS encoding TetR/AcrR family transcriptional regulator translates to MTLPASTRPRGRPREFVMDDVLDRAILVFRQQGYHATSVDDLARAMRLTPGSLYKAFKDKRAIFLAALDRYATLRSRQIRQIAATNKTGRERLCDVLTAYVQTSQGDEGRSGCLVVGSAVELAILDPEIALRVRGSLRKNGAFLASLIEAGRLDGSIAAHIDSEATSQLLVCLTQGLRVVGKTGGTRLDAAAAVAIAMKWLD
- a CDS encoding MFS transporter: MTTSSTPANVPDNNGISHGMTWLLATACGLIVANIYYAQPLIGPIAAALGLTPAAAGLIVTMTQIGYGAGLILIVPLADLLENRRLVLSVLGIAILALLGAAFANQPLSFLLAALLIGIGSVAVQVLVPYAAHLAPEAMRGRVVGNVMIGLMLGVMLARPGASFITSISSWHVVFLVSAFVMLLLSLVLARALPSRTPTNRPHYRKLLASMAHLALNTPLLRRRALYQACLFAAFSLFWTTTPLLLAGPAFHLSQRGIALFALAGVAGAIAAPIAGRVADRGWSRPATGIAMISVALAFGLTHLVPAGSPMALGLLVVAAILIDFGVQANVVLGYRAIFTLGAEYRGRLNGLYMATFFGAGAVGSAAGGWAFAHGGWALASAIGLTLPIAALLYFATERAQCGEPASVTR